The Christiangramia salexigens genome includes the window TTGCATATTTTTTAATTTGTTATACAATTATAGATATTTTTATTATCACTTAGGCGGATATGATAATAATATTCTCAATAATAAAGTGGAAACGTTAAGAATTACTTAAATTTTAGACTTTCCATGAGATGTCTGATATCTTTCTTCAGATATGAAGCAGCAGGAATTATGGAGTCGTAATTTGGAAGACTGTTAAAATAAACCGATCCGGTTATAAAATGATCGGTGCTATCTGTTAAATAAAACTGGGCCTGCGAAGCAGCATCTCCATCTACTTCATAAAACATCCCATAGGTATTATGATATTCATTTGTATAGATATCGCCTTCTATCGCATCTGCCTTGATAGTATGTTGTAACGGCAATTTCTGAGCATCTGCCAGCAAAGAATCAAGATTATTTTTAACCGGCTGATAGGTGATAAAGATAGAACCATTCAAAAGTTTATAATCTAAATTGATCCAGCAAGGCACTTTATTTCTCGACTCTGAAATGCTTGCGATCTTATTCTTTTCAAACGTGTATGGGCATCCAAAATCCACTATTTCATATTCAGGCTCTGGATACTCCAAGGCAAGAAAACCCTTGGGCTTAGGTTTTGGGTCATCCTTACATGAGGCGAACAACATCAACATTCCAATTATTGTAAGACTTAAATTTCTCATACCGGGGCGATACTCAACTTGATTTGTTTGATCCGTTTGTCGTCTATCACCTCAATAGTAAACTTATAGTTCAGAAAAGTAATGACATCGTTTTTCTTTGGGAACCCTCCCGATATCTCTAAAAGGAAACCGGCTAAAGTATCTGCCTCCCCCTTTTGATCTTCAAACACCGTTGAATCTTCGATCTTAGCGATCTTATAGAAATCCTTTAAAGGGGTCTTACCCTCGAACACGAAATTATATTCATCGAGTTTGGAATAAATAAGGTCTTCATCATCAAATTCATCGCTTATGTCTCCAACGATCTCTTCAATGATATCCTCTAAGGAGATAAGACCACTGGTCCCCCCATATTCATCCACTACAATTGCGAGGTGGTTCTTTTTATCCTTAAATTCATTTAAAAGATCATCAAGCTTCTTGTTTTCAGGCACAAAATAGGGCTCACGCAGAAGCTCCGTCCATTTAAAGTCATTCTTATCCAAATAAGGCAGCAGGTCTTTAATATAAAGTATCCCAATAACATTGTCTACATTTTCCCTAAAAACCGGGATCCGCGAATACCCATTGGAAATGATGTCCGGAATAATTTCTGTGTAGGAACTCGATTCATTCAGAGCGAAAATATCCATTCGGGGTCGCATTACCTGTTTGGTATCGGTATTACCAAAACTCACAATTCCCTGCAAAATCTTTTGCTCTTCCTTGGTCGTGTCCTCTTCACTGGTAAGCTCGAGTGCCTGGGAAAGGTGATCTATACTTATAAAAGACCTCTGTCTTCCAAGTTTTTCATGAAAATACAGGGTTACAGCTCTCATAGGCGTACTCAAAGGTGAGAACAGGCTATCCAAAAATTTTATCGGATAAGCCATGAAGTTCGAAAAGAGTACTTTATTACGACTGGCATAAACTTTTGGAAGTATTTCCCCGAATAAAAGAATAAGGAATGTAACTAAACCAACTTCAAAAAGGAACCTGAGATCTATTCCAAAAACTTCAGTATTAACCCCTGCAAACAGATCGGCTGCCAGGTTATCAAACAATAAGACGATTGCAATATTGATAAAATTGTTTGCAACTAGAATCGTCGCAAGCAGCTTTTTCGGCTTTTCAAGCAGATTTATTACAATGTTCTGAGTCTTGGTCCTTTTACCATCTTCGGTTATGAAATTGGCAGGAGTTAAAGAAAAGAAGGCTACCTCTGCTCCGGAGATCAAGGCCGAGCAGAACAATAGTACAAATAAGAATACTAAACTTATAAGATGGGTGAATCCCATTGTGGCCCAAAACAAAAGCAAACTGGGAGGTTCCGAATCCAAAGGCAAAAATTTTAATTAAACTTAAAACGGCAAATCGTCCTCTTCCTCTTCCTGGGAATGAGATTGATTTGTATTTGCGAAATTATCACTTTTTGGCTTAGCCGGTCTGTTCCCTGAATACTGTGAATTTGAGTTTCCAGCAGGCTCTGCTCCGGTTTCCCCTTTAGGAGTTAAAAAAGTGAATTCTGTACAATGAATCTCGGTCTGATACCTATCATTACCCTGGTCATCCTGCCATTTACGGGTTTTAATACGACCTTCTATATATACTCTGTCTCCTTTTTTAAGATATTTCTCGCAAATTTCAGCAGCTTTATTTCGCACTACTACATTATGCCACTCTGTATTTGTAACACGCTCACCGGTGGTACGATTGGTATAGCTTTCATTTGTGGCAAGCGGAAAACGCCCAATGGAGTTCCCACCTTCAAAATAATGCATCTTTACGTCGTCTCCGGTATGTCCAATTAACATTACTTTGTTTAATGTACCTGTCATTGCTAATTTATTTTAAACCGTTTTGCGGTTATTCTTATTAATAATTTATTCTAAAATACTAAAAATTTTCAGCTAAGTCTGCAAAAAGCCTC containing:
- the gldD gene encoding gliding motility lipoprotein GldD encodes the protein MRNLSLTIIGMLMLFASCKDDPKPKPKGFLALEYPEPEYEIVDFGCPYTFEKNKIASISESRNKVPCWINLDYKLLNGSIFITYQPVKNNLDSLLADAQKLPLQHTIKADAIEGDIYTNEYHNTYGMFYEVDGDAASQAQFYLTDSTDHFITGSVYFNSLPNYDSIIPAASYLKKDIRHLMESLKFK
- a CDS encoding gliding motility-associated protein GldE; translated protein: MDSEPPSLLLFWATMGFTHLISLVFLFVLLFCSALISGAEVAFFSLTPANFITEDGKRTKTQNIVINLLEKPKKLLATILVANNFINIAIVLLFDNLAADLFAGVNTEVFGIDLRFLFEVGLVTFLILLFGEILPKVYASRNKVLFSNFMAYPIKFLDSLFSPLSTPMRAVTLYFHEKLGRQRSFISIDHLSQALELTSEEDTTKEEQKILQGIVSFGNTDTKQVMRPRMDIFALNESSSYTEIIPDIISNGYSRIPVFRENVDNVIGILYIKDLLPYLDKNDFKWTELLREPYFVPENKKLDDLLNEFKDKKNHLAIVVDEYGGTSGLISLEDIIEEIVGDISDEFDDEDLIYSKLDEYNFVFEGKTPLKDFYKIAKIEDSTVFEDQKGEADTLAGFLLEISGGFPKKNDVITFLNYKFTIEVIDDKRIKQIKLSIAPV
- a CDS encoding single-stranded DNA-binding protein, encoding MTGTLNKVMLIGHTGDDVKMHYFEGGNSIGRFPLATNESYTNRTTGERVTNTEWHNVVVRNKAAEICEKYLKKGDRVYIEGRIKTRKWQDDQGNDRYQTEIHCTEFTFLTPKGETGAEPAGNSNSQYSGNRPAKPKSDNFANTNQSHSQEEEEDDLPF